From Pseudanabaena sp. PCC 6802, one genomic window encodes:
- a CDS encoding FkbM family methyltransferase, with amino-acid sequence MTGSAWHKGLELLLQGQEEEAQMVWLSAIAEGTPEEVEVWLAELVDILKDEAIKQEELENYDKAWLLRQHIRENDPENVNNLYALGNLYARLGEPEEAIAIHERVLEINPQFALSYVSIAHLLAPANRNFKLSQRDKVEQGIQALEKAIAIDPELPVLGELAYLQNILGEYAKGEQYARQAIAKNPQEGEVNSFTSRVLAESLLGQGKLDRDPTCTIDFSPLQNILTHQNPGKNLERNSHLVSTCIDLGGSHHLDESKPIVFLSSDRVYFRNFGIAQALSLYETSPRCGIHFHIMDPDLETFQLLSSLQGKLPDLQISHSYEFLDIADNNNPDGLIAKLVYYCCVRFCRAAEFIRNVGNTVIITDADVLFRRDLDSIVNSESDYDIALVDFGSGLPIYDRYCASLVIVRQTEAAKNYLNCLSDFIIHNLRQRSAWMLDQFGLYGVGNTYVKRNPDFKTRFLPDYYTSTEWSDRNPIWSAQNNKKWEQNRYTELKQKILSNYGFADLAADLQMRSVTVTDTNESMNECQNSNEILLSGFNQLCQAKYGLMLYNKNDLYIGRSLSYLGTWCEHEIDLLKQLISSGDVVLDVGANIGTHTLAFCQFVGARGKVYAFEAQRIIYQALVASIALNSISHAYCFNQAVGSEPGFINVPQIDFTRSDNFGGVVLQGTSRLEKTVASQYERVEMVTIDSLGLQQCHLIKADVEGMERDVIMGARNTIEKYHPILYLESHDDDTRNPLIWLCKQLGYILYWHGTENDPNILGIHPHQNIQIQGLVEVS; translated from the coding sequence ATGACGGGATCGGCTTGGCACAAAGGACTAGAGCTACTCTTGCAAGGGCAAGAGGAAGAAGCACAAATGGTCTGGCTATCTGCGATCGCAGAAGGAACGCCAGAAGAAGTTGAAGTTTGGCTTGCAGAATTAGTAGATATCCTTAAGGATGAAGCTATAAAGCAAGAGGAATTAGAAAATTATGACAAAGCCTGGTTGCTTCGCCAACACATCCGCGAAAACGATCCTGAGAATGTAAATAATTTATATGCACTAGGCAATCTTTATGCAAGACTGGGTGAGCCGGAAGAAGCGATCGCCATCCACGAACGGGTTCTCGAAATAAACCCTCAATTTGCTCTCAGCTACGTGTCAATAGCCCATTTGTTAGCGCCAGCCAATCGCAACTTTAAACTTAGCCAACGAGATAAAGTTGAACAAGGCATTCAAGCATTGGAAAAAGCGATCGCGATCGATCCTGAATTACCCGTCTTAGGTGAATTAGCATATCTCCAGAATATTTTGGGAGAGTATGCGAAGGGAGAACAATATGCCAGACAGGCGATCGCTAAAAATCCGCAGGAGGGAGAAGTAAATAGTTTCACGTCGCGCGTGTTAGCGGAATCCCTACTAGGACAGGGAAAGTTAGATCGCGATCCCACCTGCACCATTGACTTTTCACCACTCCAAAATATTTTGACTCACCAGAACCCAGGAAAGAATTTAGAGAGGAATAGTCATTTAGTTTCTACCTGTATCGATCTCGGTGGCAGTCACCACTTAGATGAATCCAAGCCAATTGTCTTTTTATCTTCAGATAGGGTATATTTTCGCAATTTTGGCATTGCCCAAGCATTGAGTTTATACGAAACATCACCTAGATGTGGCATCCATTTCCATATTATGGATCCAGATCTAGAAACATTCCAATTACTCAGCTCGCTGCAGGGCAAATTGCCAGATCTACAGATATCGCATTCCTATGAATTTTTGGATATTGCCGACAACAATAACCCTGATGGCTTGATAGCAAAACTTGTCTACTATTGCTGCGTCAGGTTCTGTCGTGCTGCTGAGTTTATTCGCAATGTTGGCAACACAGTTATTATCACTGACGCTGATGTTCTGTTTCGTCGCGATCTTGACTCTATTGTTAACTCAGAATCAGACTATGATATTGCTCTGGTAGATTTTGGTTCTGGCCTACCAATTTACGACCGATACTGTGCATCACTTGTCATTGTTCGTCAAACCGAAGCTGCAAAAAACTACCTAAATTGTTTATCTGATTTCATCATCCATAATTTACGCCAAAGATCTGCTTGGATGCTAGATCAATTTGGTTTATACGGTGTAGGAAACACATATGTCAAGAGGAATCCAGACTTTAAGACAAGATTTTTGCCCGACTATTATACGTCAACTGAATGGAGCGATCGCAATCCAATCTGGAGTGCTCAGAATAACAAAAAGTGGGAACAGAATCGATACACCGAACTCAAGCAAAAGATTCTTAGCAACTACGGATTTGCAGATTTAGCTGCGGATTTGCAGATGCGATCCGTCACAGTGACCGACACAAATGAATCAATGAACGAGTGCCAGAATTCAAACGAGATATTACTATCTGGCTTTAATCAGCTTTGTCAAGCCAAGTATGGCTTGATGCTCTATAACAAAAACGATCTTTATATTGGTAGATCGCTGAGCTATTTAGGCACATGGTGCGAGCATGAAATCGATCTGCTGAAGCAACTAATAAGTTCAGGTGATGTTGTTCTAGATGTAGGAGCAAATATCGGTACGCATACTTTGGCATTCTGTCAATTTGTTGGGGCAAGGGGAAAAGTATATGCGTTTGAGGCACAAAGAATAATTTATCAAGCTTTAGTTGCAAGTATTGCCTTAAATAGCATCTCCCACGCTTACTGTTTTAATCAAGCTGTAGGATCGGAACCCGGATTCATTAACGTGCCACAAATTGATTTCACGAGATCGGATAATTTCGGTGGCGTAGTCCTGCAAGGTACATCAAGACTAGAAAAAACAGTCGCAAGTCAATACGAACGCGTAGAGATGGTAACGATTGACAGCTTGGGGTTGCAGCAATGCCACCTGATCAAAGCCGATGTTGAAGGCATGGAGCGCGATGTCATCATGGGTGCGAGAAATACCATAGAGAAATACCATCCCATTCTCTATCTTGAAAGCCATGATGATGACACAAGAAACCCATTAATCTGGCTTTGCAAGCAACTAGGATACATTTTATATTGGCATGGTACTGAAAACGACCCTAATATTTTAGGGATCCACCCACACCAAAACATACAAATACAAGGACTAGTAGAAGTCTCATGA
- a CDS encoding tetratricopeptide repeat protein: protein MSANNLYWYDGLELLLQGQEEEAQMVWISAIADGTPEQVEVWLAELVDILKGEAIKQEGLGNYDKAWLLRQHIQENAPGDIENLLHLIVTSIKSQTFRPKEDTVLEDVIELLTASSRSKIDLNLPLQTLQELIRSDVAGDILQRFSNACIVFYDSCLGTMVNTESAEIHNIKGNIYSKTGRVEEAIASYLIALELDPNNPEPLLGLGNIEQASGKHEAAIAFYEKALQIQPDFASAYTCLGESLYYLNICDRAISNWQKALELDPEQVVARLSLAKVLLQNASLEEAFSCLEEAPTHKIDFAYVYLDLGVAFHNENVKLEVKCYQKAILLKPDYELAYLNLAMAFSKSNMLDEAYECYRRLLDINPNHANAYANLGDFWMVHGNIEEAQSNYSKALQLNPDCLKANRMSLLGLPVIYESADEIDYWRQHFTDGLQRYANLISQKLVTDKVWALESIGLKTNFHLAYQGKNDLELQYHYGQIVQQVMAANYPQWSRRLEMSLPAPNGKIRIGYISPYFREHSVGRMTLGWIQQRDRNSFETYVYYTDKLVDSTTEKFQQESDFFRHITPNDLEACCDRIFADRLHVLVFTDIGMHPQMTQIAGLRLAPIQCAWAGHPVTTGIPTIAYYLSSDLMESDDAQAHYSEQLVRLPSLGLSYPWPKLPATPKDRADLNLPKDCLIYLSCQTIWKYLPQYDYIFTQIVNKVPESKIAFCVSDMQDTVTQKFRQRIESAFLKANLDCNDRCIFLPRMNFEDYLSLLLNSDVSLDTIGFSGSNTTLQAIACNLPVVTMPTEFLKGRTTYGILKALDVTDTIAYSESEYIDIAVRLGRDLPWNRDIVAKIKSRHKYVYNDDNCIRGLENFFREIVRTE, encoded by the coding sequence ATGAGCGCAAACAATCTCTATTGGTACGATGGATTAGAGTTGCTTCTACAAGGACAAGAGGAAGAAGCTCAAATGGTCTGGATATCTGCGATCGCCGATGGAACCCCAGAGCAAGTTGAAGTTTGGTTGGCAGAATTAGTAGATATCCTTAAAGGTGAAGCCATAAAGCAAGAGGGTTTAGGAAATTATGACAAAGCTTGGTTGCTTCGCCAGCACATTCAAGAAAATGCCCCAGGAGATATAGAGAACCTATTGCACCTGATCGTTACATCAATCAAATCTCAAACATTCCGACCTAAAGAAGATACAGTTTTAGAAGATGTAATTGAATTGCTCACTGCTAGTTCGAGATCGAAAATAGATCTCAATCTTCCATTGCAAACATTGCAGGAATTAATTAGATCGGACGTTGCTGGTGATATTCTTCAGAGATTTTCTAATGCTTGTATTGTTTTCTATGACTCTTGCCTAGGGACAATGGTAAATACCGAGTCCGCTGAGATTCACAATATCAAAGGTAATATCTATAGTAAAACAGGAAGAGTAGAGGAAGCGATCGCCTCATATTTAATTGCCTTAGAACTCGATCCCAATAATCCTGAACCACTGCTTGGCTTAGGTAATATCGAACAAGCATCGGGGAAACACGAAGCGGCAATTGCTTTTTATGAAAAAGCTCTACAGATTCAACCTGATTTTGCTAGTGCATATACTTGTCTGGGAGAATCACTATATTATCTAAATATATGCGATCGGGCAATTTCCAATTGGCAAAAGGCTCTCGAACTCGATCCAGAGCAGGTGGTTGCGAGATTAAGTCTAGCTAAAGTACTACTCCAAAATGCTTCTTTAGAGGAAGCATTCTCCTGTTTAGAGGAAGCACCTACCCATAAAATCGATTTCGCTTATGTTTACCTTGATTTGGGAGTAGCCTTTCACAACGAAAACGTTAAGTTGGAAGTCAAATGTTATCAGAAAGCCATATTGCTCAAGCCAGACTATGAGTTAGCCTATCTCAATCTTGCTATGGCTTTCTCAAAATCTAATATGCTAGATGAAGCTTATGAATGTTATAGAAGGTTATTAGACATTAATCCTAATCATGCAAATGCCTATGCTAATTTGGGGGATTTTTGGATGGTGCATGGCAACATTGAGGAAGCTCAATCTAATTATAGCAAGGCTTTACAGTTGAACCCTGATTGTCTAAAAGCTAATCGTATGAGTTTGTTGGGGTTACCTGTTATTTATGAAAGTGCAGATGAAATAGATTATTGGCGACAACACTTTACAGATGGCTTGCAACGTTACGCAAATCTTATATCGCAAAAGCTGGTAACAGATAAAGTATGGGCATTAGAGAGCATTGGTCTAAAAACAAACTTTCATCTTGCCTATCAAGGTAAAAACGATCTCGAGCTGCAATATCATTATGGACAGATTGTTCAGCAAGTTATGGCAGCCAACTATCCGCAGTGGTCAAGACGTTTGGAGATGTCACTGCCCGCTCCTAATGGCAAAATTCGGATTGGATATATTTCTCCTTACTTTAGGGAGCATAGTGTTGGGAGAATGACCTTGGGCTGGATACAGCAACGAGATCGAAATAGCTTTGAGACCTATGTTTACTATACTGATAAACTAGTTGACAGTACCACCGAAAAATTTCAGCAAGAAAGCGACTTTTTTCGACATATTACTCCTAACGATCTAGAAGCCTGCTGCGATAGAATCTTTGCAGATCGCTTGCATGTACTGGTGTTTACAGACATTGGTATGCATCCTCAAATGACTCAAATTGCTGGCTTGAGACTCGCTCCCATTCAGTGCGCCTGGGCCGGCCACCCAGTTACCACTGGTATCCCAACTATTGCTTATTATCTGTCTAGCGATCTGATGGAATCGGATGATGCCCAAGCACATTACTCAGAACAATTGGTTCGTTTACCTAGTCTTGGCTTGAGCTATCCTTGGCCTAAACTACCTGCTACGCCTAAAGATCGAGCAGACCTGAATTTACCAAAAGACTGCTTGATTTATCTCTCATGCCAGACAATTTGGAAATATCTGCCTCAATACGACTATATATTTACACAAATTGTTAACAAGGTTCCAGAGTCCAAGATTGCGTTTTGTGTAAGCGACATGCAAGATACTGTCACCCAAAAATTTCGACAGCGCATCGAATCAGCATTTTTAAAAGCTAATTTAGACTGCAACGATCGCTGCATATTTTTGCCTCGTATGAACTTTGAAGATTATCTCAGTCTCCTACTCAACTCGGATGTTTCGCTGGATACAATTGGCTTTTCTGGATCGAATACAACCTTACAGGCGATTGCTTGTAATTTACCTGTGGTTACCATGCCAACTGAGTTTTTAAAAGGTCGTACAACCTATGGTATTCTAAAAGCGCTTGATGTAACAGATACAATTGCTTATAGCGAATCAGAATATATTGATATAGCCGTTAGACTTGGTCGGGATTTGCCTTGGAATCGAGATATAGTAGCAAAAATCAAATCACGCCATAAGTATGTATATAATGATGATAATTGTATTAGGGGATTGGAAAACTTTTTTAGAGAGATAGTAAGAACAGAATAG
- a CDS encoding acyltransferase: MTNQAESLALQQVGEDVMIWPLAKIITPEVISIGDSVIIDDFVFIMGGERTIIGSFVHIGAFTSIAGGGEFIMEDFSGLSGGVRIYTGNEDYAGGCLTNPTVPFPYRVASRSFVHIHKHAIVGANSVILPGVVIGEGVAIGANSLVKKDCEPWTTYFGSPAKPIGARPKEKMLELEAQLRKDLYDPYGKYIPKSDRREPIN; encoded by the coding sequence ATGACTAATCAAGCAGAGAGTCTTGCTTTACAGCAAGTTGGAGAAGATGTAATGATATGGCCACTAGCCAAAATCATCACACCTGAAGTCATCTCAATAGGTGATTCAGTAATTATTGATGACTTTGTCTTCATTATGGGGGGTGAACGTACAATCATCGGTAGCTTTGTTCATATTGGTGCTTTTACATCTATTGCTGGTGGTGGGGAATTTATTATGGAGGATTTCTCCGGCCTATCAGGTGGAGTGAGAATTTATACTGGTAATGAGGACTACGCGGGAGGCTGCTTAACTAATCCAACCGTTCCCTTTCCCTATCGTGTAGCCAGTCGTTCGTTTGTGCATATCCACAAACATGCGATCGTTGGCGCAAATTCGGTTATTTTGCCGGGAGTTGTAATTGGAGAAGGTGTTGCAATTGGAGCGAACTCCTTGGTTAAAAAAGACTGCGAGCCCTGGACAACCTACTTCGGATCGCCAGCCAAACCGATTGGGGCGCGCCCCAAGGAAAAAATGTTAGAACTAGAGGCGCAATTGCGTAAAGATCTCTACGATCCTTATGGCAAATATATCCCCAAGAGCGATCGCCGCGAACCAATAAATTAA
- a CDS encoding DegT/DnrJ/EryC1/StrS family aminotransferase — MIELLEQSTITDLAIFGGKPAFAEKLHVGRPNVGNRERLLERINDMLDRKWFSNNGPYVQEFEQQICERLGVKHCIAMVNGTVALEIAIRATGLAGEVIVPSFTFVATAHALQWQEITPVFCDVDPQTHTLNPWRIEAMITPRTTGIIGVHLWGKPCNVEAITEIAQKHELKLLFDASHAFGNSYNGQKIGNFGDAEVFSFHATKFLNAFEGGAIVTNNDELANKIRLMKNFGFAGYDNVVYVGTNGKMSEVSAAMGLTGLESMSTFIAANQQNYKQYQQELSGLAGIKLFAYDEAEHCNYQYIVLEVDETKSQISRDRLLKVLHAENILARRYFYPGCHRMEPYRSYFPHAGLLLPETEKLGQRVLVLPTGTSVSSVDIHKITQVIRYCVTHGSEISQRLRSQ; from the coding sequence ATGATCGAGCTTCTAGAACAAAGCACGATTACCGATCTAGCAATTTTCGGCGGTAAGCCAGCTTTTGCTGAAAAGCTGCACGTTGGTCGGCCCAATGTTGGCAATCGCGAACGTCTTCTGGAACGCATCAACGACATGCTGGATCGCAAGTGGTTTTCAAACAATGGGCCTTACGTGCAGGAGTTCGAGCAGCAGATTTGCGAGAGGCTGGGCGTTAAGCACTGCATCGCTATGGTCAACGGCACTGTGGCGCTCGAAATTGCCATTAGAGCAACAGGGCTGGCAGGTGAGGTAATCGTGCCGTCGTTTACCTTTGTGGCTACCGCGCACGCTTTGCAGTGGCAGGAAATCACCCCCGTTTTTTGCGACGTAGACCCGCAAACCCACACTCTTAATCCCTGGCGGATCGAAGCCATGATTACACCGCGCACTACGGGTATAATCGGCGTGCATCTCTGGGGTAAGCCTTGTAACGTAGAAGCAATTACGGAGATCGCGCAAAAGCACGAGCTTAAATTACTCTTCGATGCTTCCCATGCTTTTGGCAACTCTTACAATGGTCAAAAGATCGGTAACTTTGGCGATGCTGAAGTGTTTAGTTTCCATGCTACCAAGTTCCTTAATGCCTTTGAAGGCGGGGCGATCGTTACAAATAACGACGAGCTAGCTAATAAAATTCGCTTGATGAAGAATTTCGGTTTTGCTGGCTACGATAACGTAGTTTACGTTGGCACAAATGGCAAAATGAGCGAAGTGTCTGCCGCAATGGGTTTGACTGGTTTAGAAAGTATGTCTACTTTTATCGCGGCAAACCAACAAAACTATAAGCAATATCAACAAGAATTGTCTGGTTTAGCAGGGATTAAGCTATTTGCCTATGACGAGGCAGAGCATTGTAACTATCAGTATATTGTTCTAGAGGTTGATGAAACTAAGAGTCAAATCAGCCGCGATCGCCTGCTAAAAGTACTTCATGCCGAGAATATTCTAGCGCGCCGCTACTTTTATCCTGGCTGCCATCGCATGGAACCATATCGCTCTTATTTCCCCCATGCAGGGTTGCTGTTACCAGAGACAGAAAAGCTAGGTCAGCGGGTTTTGGTCTTGCCAACAGGTACATCGGTTAGTAGCGTAGATATCCATAAAATTACTCAAGTAATTCGCTATTGTGTTACTCATGGATCTGAAATCAGTCAAAGGCTTAGATCTCAATAA